Proteins encoded in a region of the Vicia villosa cultivar HV-30 ecotype Madison, WI linkage group LG5, Vvil1.0, whole genome shotgun sequence genome:
- the LOC131604646 gene encoding uncharacterized protein LOC131604646, with amino-acid sequence MDEPTDPRLKNPAMFQSPSKTTEEESRPKDKPSNPKEKEDKESEMEEKEAPYIPPPPYKPPIPYPQRFEKSKNIGQFKKFVELLKQLNITIPFTEAITQMPSYAKFLKEILSNKKKLEDNETVTLTAEYRSVKYPVVVLENVPVRIGQFYIPTDFIIKDIKEDVNTPIILGRPFLATSGAIIDVKKGKLTFEVGEEKVEFILTQFLQAPVIEDTCYLVDVIDDCVREIGLSEESYSKVIKIPIPLIFEDDNWRPKYQEDSLSECLALTPNPMPCPKKPALDLKPLPKTLRYEYLDDELKKPVIVNAELGATETEKLLQVLRKYPSALGYNIADLKGISPSICMHRIMLEEDCKTSREHQRRINPILRTVVKDEVTKLLNARIIYPISDSHWRCMMSIFANYIDNIMEVFMDDFSVCGEDFEGCLSNLEKVLDRCVQVNLVLNWEKCHFMVKQGIVLGHVVSKRGIEVDKAKIEVIENLQPPKTVREIRNFLGHAGFYCRFIKDFSKISKPLTSLLMKDVEFNFNGECLEAFEVLKTTLISAPIMQPPDWNLPFKIICDASDYAVGAVLGQRKDKKLHATYYASRTLDRAQMNYATTEKELLVVVFALDKFRSYLIGAKIIVYTDHAAIRYLLAKKDAKPRLLRWILLLQEFDLEIKDKKGTENVVANHLSRMEGIKIEETPINNDFPYERLIAHLESESDTLEQPKAQTVKTLSTGTTLPWYADFVNYLAARVLPPDMTYQQKKKFFHDLKQYYWDEPSLFKRGSDGIFRRCVPEEEIESIIHHCHDTPYGGHASISKACAKILQAGLF; translated from the exons ATGGACGAACCGACTGACCCTAGGCTTAAAAACCCTGCTATGTTCCAAAGCCCTAGTAAGACAACTGAGGAGGAAAGTAGACCCAAGGATAAACCAAGTAATCCGAAAGAGAAAGAGGACAAGGAAAGCGAGATGGAGGAAAAGGAAGCGCCATACATACCTCCACCACCTTATAAACCACCTATCCCGTACCCTCAAAGGTTCGAGAAATCTAAAAACATAGGGCAGTTTAAGAAATTTGTCGAACTTCTTAAACAATTGAACATTACAATTCCGTTTACGGAAGCCATTACCCAAATGCCCTCATATGCTAAgttcctaaaagaaatcctatcgaataagaagaaattagaagaCAACGAGACTGTAACACTCACTGCCGAAT ACCGATCTGTCAAGTATCCTGTAGTTGTTCTTGAAAACGTACCCGTCCGCATCGGACAATTCTACATCCCTACGGATTTCATAATTAAGGACATAAAAGAAGACGTCAATACTCCTATAATCTTAGGAAGACCTTTTCTAGCTACCTCTGGAGCCATTATAGACGTAAAGAAAGGCAAGTTGACATTCGAAGTAGGTGAGGAGAAGGTCGAGTTTATCTTAACACAATTCCTTCAAGCCCCAGTTATAGAAGATACATGTTACCTGGTGGATGTTATTGATGATTGTGTAAGAGAGATAGGATTATCAGAAGAATCTTACTCTAAAGTTATTAAGATTCCGATACCCCTGATTTTCGAAGATGACAATTGGCGTCCGAAATATCAAGAAGATAGTTTAAGCGAATGCTTAGCATTAACACCCAACCCTATGCCTTGCCCAAAGAAACCAGCCTTGGACCTTAAACCATTACCCAAGACTCTTAGGTATGAATACCTAGATGATGAGCTCAAAAAACCAGTAATAGTCAACGCAGAGCTAGGAGCCACAGAGACCGAGAAGCTATTACAAGTATTAAGGAAGTATCCATCTGCGTTGGGATATAACATTGctgatctgaaaggaataagtccttccataTGCATGCATCGCATCATGTTGGAAGAAGAttgcaaaacctctagggaacatcaaagaaggattaaCCCTATCCTAAGAACAGTAGTTAAAGATGAAGTTACCAAACTTCTGAATGCCAGAATTATATATCCAATCTCCGATAGTCATTGG agatgcatgatgTCAATTTTTGCTAACTACATTGACAACAtcatggaggtctttatggacgacttctctgtgtgTGGGGAGGATTTCGAAGGATGCCTCTCAAATCTAGAAAAAGTTTTGGACCGATGTGTACAAGTTAACCTCGTCCTAAACTGGGAAAAGTGTCACTTTATGGTTAAACAAGGGATTGTACTTGGACATGTAGTCTCCAAAAGAGGGATTGAAGTCGATAAAGCAAAGATCGAAGTAATAGAAAACCTCCAACCCCCAAAAACAGTTAGAGAGATACGGAACTTCTTAGGACACGCAGGTTTCTACTGCAGATTTATAAAGGATTTTTCTAAGATCTCTAAACCTCTGACCAGCCTCTTAATGAAAGACGTTGAGTTCAATTTCAACGGTGAATGTTTAGAAGCCTTTGAAGTACTAAAGACAACCCTTATATCTGCACCCATAATGCAACCACCCGACTGGAATTTACCGTTCAAAATTATTTGTGATGCAAGCGACTATGCTGTAGGAgcagtcttaggccaaaggaaagaTAAGAAACTCCACGCAACATACTATGCAAGTAGGACCTTAGACCGTGCGCAAATGAATTACGCCACAACCGAAAAGGAACTCTTGGTCGTGGTCTTCGCGTTAGATAAGTTTCGTTCCTATCTGATAGGAGCAAAGATAAtagtttatactgaccatgcagccATTAGGTATCTACTAGCTAAAAAAGATGCAAAACCTAGACTATTAAGGTGGATCCTACTACTAcaagaatttgatttggaaatcaaagataaaaagggaaccgAAAATGTAGTAGCCAACCATTTATCTAGGATGGAAGGTATTAAAATAGAAGAAACACCAATCAAcaatgatttcccttatgaacgcTTAATAGCACATTTAGAATCCGAAAGCGACACATTGGAGCAACCTAAAGCGCAAACCGTTAAGACACTAAGCACCGGAACCACACTGCCATGGTATGCTGATTTTGTCAACTACTTAGCAGCGAGAGTGCTTCCGCCTGACATGACctatcaacaaaagaagaagttcttccatgacCTTAAACAGTATTATTGGGATGAACCCTCGCTATTTAAGAGAGGCTCCGATGGGATATTCCGCCGATGTGTTCCGGAAGAAGAGATAGAAAGTATAATACATCATTGCCATGATACCCCCTATGGTGGGCATGCAAGCATATCAAAGGCATGCGCTAAGATTCTGCAAGCCGGTCTCTTTTAG